From Cydia fagiglandana chromosome 6, ilCydFagi1.1, whole genome shotgun sequence, the proteins below share one genomic window:
- the LOC134665334 gene encoding troponin C-like: MVGTIFGMLGLGVTDETLKEIIEEVDEDGSGELEFEEFVTLASRFMVEEDAEAMQQELKEAFRLYDKEGNGYITTAVLREILRELDDKISAEELDMMIEEIDSDGSGTVDFDEFMEVMTGGDD, translated from the exons ATGGTGGGCACCATCTTTGGCATGCTGGGTCTTGGCGTCACCGACGAGACCTTAAAGGAGATCATTGAAGAAGTGGACGAAGATG GATCCGGCGAGCTGGAGTTTGAAGAGTTTGTAACCTTAGCGTCGAGATTCATGGTTGAAGAGGACGCCGAAGCTATGCAACAAGAACTTAAAGAAGCATTCCGGTTGTACGACAAAGAAG GTAACGGCTATATCACGACAGCGGTGCTACGGGAGATCCTCAGAGAGCTGGACGACAAGATCAGCGCAGAGGAGTTGGACATGATGATTGAGGAAATTGACTCTGACGGCTCTGGCACCGTTGACTTCGATG